Below is a genomic region from Castanea sativa cultivar Marrone di Chiusa Pesio chromosome 2, ASM4071231v1.
GAATCAACAGGGATATCCCAAATTTGGCTATTGAGATCTTGCACCAAGGAACCCAAAGGGACCTAGAGAAATTTTCTGGGATGGCTTGGAGGATTTGGTACAGTAGAAACCAGGTGCTTTATAAGGCAAATGGAACCTCGGAAGCTCACATCTGGGGGACTGCTATCCGTATGATTGAAGACTTTAAAGAAGCAAATggcctaaaaattaaatacatgaTGGATAAGAAGGATCATTGGGAACCTCGTCCTGTGGGCTTCTACACCATTAATGTGGATGGTGCCATCCCTTTGGCCAATGGACATTCAAGGATTGGAGTTATAGTTCGAGATAGTGACAACAAATTTGTAGCTGCCATGTCTGTGCCCCTCCAAGGAAGATATTATGTCGAGGAAACTGAGGCAACTGCAGTGGAGCAAGGATGTGTGCTGGCAAAAAAGCTTGGCCTAGAGAGAGTTATCATAGAGAGCGACTCTCTCCTGACTGTCCAAGCGGTTGAAGCTAATGATGTTAGAGGAATTGTCAGCCACATTGTGAAAGGCATTGTGCAAAGTTTATGCAGTTTTCAGGAGTGAAAAATCAGACACATTAATAGGACTAGCAACAAAATAGCCCATGAACTAGCTCAGCATGCTAGAGGAATCAAAGAAACTGTCATGTGGAGAATGGAGATCCCAGATTTTCTGTCTGAGATAGCTAGATCTGAGGGAGCTAGTTAGGCGGAGTAATGTTTTTGGTCTAAGCCGTTGCTGGTTTCCTTGtatttgtgtttatttgtttCTGTGATTTTTCCAGTTGCCTTGTATCTATTTTCTTGCAGTTGAATGATATTTCagttccttctcaaaaaaaaaaaaattgtattgataTTGAGAAATGCACTTGAAAAAAGagttggacaaaaaaaaaaaaaaaggatttaatTTAAGGTTTGTAGAGAAGTGAAAATTCGAAATGGATACAGCTTGTGACTTGTGTTAAGAAGGGAATGAACACTTGAGAATCAAAAGAGAAGGATGTATGTGTGAAAAGTGAAAGttacatattacaaatatagATGTAATGACTGAGCAAAGACTCAACAAGTTCAAGGAAGTGCACCCCAAACTCACTACCAACAGAGAGAGAGGAAACAAATGGGTTTGCAAAAATCAATCTCAAAATTGCTTCTACTTTCTTTTACTGTGATGggttctttttaatacttttttctgTATGGTAACCAAGAAAACAATTGCTAAGATGAGCTGAGAAAATAGTGCTATTCTTTAggttaatgtttttttaaaaatatttttattatatgtagccatgtagacactcga
It encodes:
- the LOC142625016 gene encoding uncharacterized protein LOC142625016, with amino-acid sequence MLFNPSSRANSTARRAARVSTSMTVDGSGTTSDNEAITNPSWFHITIPKPALFSLSKIAPLKLILDIPNLAIEILHQGTQRDLEKFSGMAWRIWYSRNQVLYKANGTSEAHIWGTAIRMIEDFKEANGLKIKYMMDKKDHWEPRPVGFYTINVDGAIPLANGHSRIGVIVRDSDNKFVAAMSVPLQGRYYVEETEATAVEQGCVLAKKLGLERVIIESDSLLTVQAVEANDVRGIVSHIVKGIVQSLCSFQE